In one Carettochelys insculpta isolate YL-2023 chromosome 6, ASM3395843v1, whole genome shotgun sequence genomic region, the following are encoded:
- the TMEM216 gene encoding transmembrane protein 216 gives MAPRSRQLSSTPLEILLFLNGWYYATYFLLEIFIFIYKGLLLPYPSANLALDLVMLFLYLGIEVTRIFFGSKGNLCQRKVPLSISLALTFPAAVMAAYYLLLQTYALRLEAILNAILLLFYAVELLLGLLTLASFSRLDSY, from the exons ATGGCGCCCAGAA GCCGCCAGCTCTCCTCCACGCCCCTGGAGATCCTGCTCTTCCTTAATGGATGGTATTACGCCACTTACTTCCTCCTGGAGATCTTCATCTTCATCTATAAAG GGCTGCTGTTACCGTACCCCTCCGCCAACCTGGCCCTGGATCTGGTCATGCTCTTCCTATACCTTGGCATCGAAGTCACTCGGATATTTTTTG GCTCCAAGGGGAACCTATGCCAGCGGAAGGTGCCGCTCTCCATCAGCTTGGCCCTGACGTTCCCGGCGGCAGTGATGGCGGCCTACTACCTACTGCTGCAGACCTACGCCCTGCGGCTGGAGGCCATCCTCAACGCCATCTTGCTGCTCTTCTACGCCGTTGagctgctcctggggctcctcaccctggCCTCCTTCTCCAG GCTGGACTCATACTGA